In Mesorhizobium sp. M9A.F.Ca.ET.002.03.1.2, the DNA window CAAAGCGTAACCTTGACGCTCCGGTCATAGATCGGCGCAAAAAACGGCAGCCCGATGATGTGATCATAATGGCAATGGGTGAAAAGCAGGTCGAAATCGGTCACGCCCGACGCCCGAAGCGCCCCGCCGGCGGGCCGTAGGCCAGAGCCCGCGTCGAACAGAAGCGTATGCTTACCGCATCGCATCTCAATGCAGATTGTGTTGCCGCCATAGCGAGAGAATTCTGGTCCCGATACCGAAATGCTGCCGCGCACGCCCCAAAACCTGACCAGGAAAACGTCGTCGTCCATGCTAGCCCTTCGCAGTCCCCGTCGCCCATCGTAGCCAAACAACTGCTGCTAGGCGAGACAGGTTTTCACCGGGTGACCTTCTCAGCGAGACCAGCGCCATCACGACGGCGAGGATCGAGCGCACTCATTCGTTATTTGGCGCTTCGTGCGTCGATCAGATCCGCGGTCGTATGGCTTAGCCGATCGGCAAGAACCCGCAATATCTCGATGGTCATTTCCGGGAACTCTCTCATAAGCCTCAGGAAATGATCCTTGCGGATTCTCAAGGCTTCCAGCGGACTTGCCGCTCTGACCGTGGCAGTGCGGGAGCTGTTGCACAATATGGCGATCTCGCCAACAATCGAATTTGGCATGAGCTCGGCGACTTTTATCGGCCCGCTGTCGGAATCGACCAGAATATCCGCCCTGCCTGAAAGGATAACATAGGCGGCGTCTCCCTCGTCGCCCTGCCGGAAAAGGATCTGGCCGGCGCTGTAGCTCACGCGATCGGATGTGAACGCAAGCAGTTTGAGCTTTGTCGGCTCGATGCCAGAGAACAATGGAACGCGTTGCAGCATTCCAACTTCATCCTTGAGCAGCATTGTCGCAAACCTCAAAATTCGCGTTTGTCAGACTAGTGCAACGGACGCTCAGATGGAATGTCCGTTGCTCTACGACAGCAGTTCCTTGAAGATACCGTTCCCTGCCAAAAGTGACTCGTGTGTTCCGTCTTCCACCAATTGACCCGAGTCGAAGACGATAACGCGATCGAACATCGCCGCCATAGCCGGATTCGTCACGACCCATACAATTGCCGGCGAATGGCCGTCGCGTCTGGCTTCCTCGAGCACGTTTCGCAGCACCTTATCCTGCATACGCTGGTCGAGCGCCGACAGCGGCCGGTTGAGAATGAGAAAATCGGGACGCTTGAGCAGGGCCCGGGCAACGTCGAGCTTCTGTCGCTGTCCACCGGTCAGCCGCCTGCCGCCGGAGCCGACGTTGAAGTCCAGGCCGACATCCAGAAGTTCGGCATAGAGCCCCAGTTCGTCAAGAATGTCGTAGAGGATGGAGCGTATGCGGTCCGGCGCGTCGGGATGGTTGGTGCCCACACGCCCGAACAGGACATTATCCATGACGGTGGCCGCGGCAATGTATTTGGCAGGATCATACCGTTCGACCGCATTTTGCAGCTCGGGCGGCAGGTTTTCATAGAACCGGTTGCGTGCAGCGACGATCTTGCTCATCAGCTCGTCGCTCAGCAGGCCGAAGCGGTGCCGGGGCTCGATATAGGCAAAGCTCAAGGTGACGATCATGGCGCGATCGCTCTCCGAAACCGCCTCGTGGGGACGGTTCTTGAGCCGTTGCAGCAAGGTTTCGTAGGTGGGTATCTCCTCTGCGCTCATGAAGGCGAGCTGCTGGAAGAACTGGTGATCGGGCGGCAGGTCGGCAAACAGCTCGATCGCCTGTTTGGCGATCTCCATGCCCATTTCGTAGAGCGTGCTGTCAAGGCCGGCTTGCCTCAGCACGGAAACAAAATAGGGATTGGCCGCCAGGGCCTTGTCGGCCAGTTGGGGGCCGGCGGCAGCGCCGAAGAGCAGGTTTTGGCCGATTGTTGCTTCTTTGTTGTAGGCGCCCGGTTCGAAAGGAACCACCAGCCCGCTCAGTCCTTCGTGTTCCAGCCGGGTTCGCAGCGCCGCACGCAGTTCGACGATTCGCCTGGCAAGCTCCGTGTGACGCGTAAGGTCGGCAGAAGAGCGCAAGCCAAGATCCAGAATGTCGCGCGACAGAACAACGGCGTCGAGCACCCGGCG includes these proteins:
- a CDS encoding cyclic nucleotide-binding domain-containing protein, with the protein product MLLKDEVGMLQRVPLFSGIEPTKLKLLAFTSDRVSYSAGQILFRQGDEGDAAYVILSGRADILVDSDSGPIKVAELMPNSIVGEIAILCNSSRTATVRAASPLEALRIRKDHFLRLMREFPEMTIEILRVLADRLSHTTADLIDARSAK